One part of the Planctomycetota bacterium genome encodes these proteins:
- a CDS encoding AAA family ATPase, with amino-acid sequence MIAQEQARWQPLGTAGRIAPQGSIADRALAQRLAAYKRQVAGRYRSISPADLATALPPGPYLVSPKLDGETWFLRVAGGEAWLLSPSGRVIGDVPATAEASRLLAGRDLLLAGELYANGSARRPRVHDLAAALGGGPSAPVDHLGFGAFDLLDDGGEDAQRIPFVGRAERLASLLDGGQLCRCVPFGQVTDSRELLETYDRLVTCEGHEGLVIRCADGQIIKVKPEITIDAAVVGFTERARGGVAELLLALLRPDGVFQLLGRVDTGFAEADRLELAERLRPLIVESSHLAASRAGALFRFVRPEVVVEAKCNDLLTLRASGEHVRRMAMRHTPGSAPPWEALRPLPAASMMHAVFRRLRDDKAVDTDGVRWSQVTDLVAVEDIGGAQAVELPRSQLLRREVFTKRERGALSVRKAVLWKTNKDTVDPLYPPFVAFFTDFAPGRQQPLRTDLRVASTVERIHALADVWLKEHVTQGWVCRTATMDSSPLPASCHGSDGFRLGLTVSFARTSSVNFHVAVRRMKALADAGSLTVESDEKGRPRHYSLSVRQEALVENVRRLESLYRVISRWSSAEISVNGEPLAFHDVQGVLNAIADIASCWRQQRKQATEGANPCRACFALGCQQLRFTASQGFPGIPRDHPAWYAVGSFDAKVVTLDKPALLAQLDTRLNESLAICPFFDREHTVQRIRDLPEALDPAADPAQWTLGYAIDTRKPAWVFPKAARRLPYDVSLQPEAGSLFLRPATAGHAAAQNGQGANLSPALVPGPHRSIPAARYADVCGQDAAVEAVRAYAELPLKHPELFQRVGVRPGRGILLWGPPGNGKTLLARAVAGESGAHIEVISGPEVLSKWAGEGEQRLRDVFQRAARLAPSVVLMDELDAIAGARDAADARHLRELVSQLLVLLDGIEDRGRVLVIGTTNRPEDIDPAILRPGRVDRKVCLGPPNAEGRAALFAKLLARMPVAEDVRPDALAARTAGFTGAQVEHVVNEAGLLAVKGAIAQAFPVDTVRVRLGHFHHAICRARPARSAALASVIAQSSD; translated from the coding sequence ATGATCGCCCAGGAGCAGGCCCGCTGGCAGCCGCTTGGGACGGCGGGGCGGATCGCGCCCCAGGGCAGCATCGCCGACCGGGCGCTGGCACAGCGCCTCGCCGCCTACAAGAGACAGGTCGCCGGCCGCTACCGCAGCATCTCGCCCGCCGATCTCGCCACGGCGCTCCCGCCGGGTCCCTACCTCGTCTCCCCAAAGCTGGATGGCGAGACGTGGTTCCTGCGCGTCGCCGGCGGCGAGGCGTGGTTGCTGTCGCCCAGTGGGAGGGTCATCGGCGACGTGCCGGCCACGGCAGAGGCTAGTCGCCTCCTGGCGGGACGCGACCTGCTCCTGGCCGGCGAACTCTACGCCAATGGCTCAGCCCGCCGGCCGCGCGTCCACGACCTCGCCGCGGCCTTGGGCGGTGGCCCCAGCGCCCCCGTCGATCACCTCGGCTTCGGGGCCTTCGACCTGCTCGATGATGGCGGCGAGGACGCACAACGCATACCATTCGTCGGACGAGCGGAGCGGCTCGCCTCTCTGCTTGATGGCGGACAGCTCTGCCGTTGCGTGCCCTTTGGACAGGTCACCGACTCACGCGAGCTGCTTGAGACCTACGACCGCTTGGTCACTTGCGAGGGCCACGAGGGCCTAGTCATCCGCTGCGCCGATGGGCAGATCATCAAGGTCAAGCCGGAGATCACCATCGACGCGGCGGTTGTGGGCTTCACGGAACGCGCCAGGGGCGGCGTGGCGGAACTGTTGCTCGCACTGCTGCGGCCTGACGGAGTGTTCCAGCTTCTCGGCCGGGTGGACACGGGGTTCGCTGAGGCCGACCGACTGGAATTGGCCGAGCGGCTTCGACCTCTCATCGTCGAATCGTCCCACCTCGCCGCGTCGCGTGCCGGCGCGCTCTTCCGCTTCGTGCGGCCCGAGGTGGTCGTCGAGGCCAAGTGCAATGACCTCCTGACCTTGAGGGCGAGCGGCGAACACGTGCGGCGGATGGCAATGCGGCACACGCCCGGTAGCGCCCCGCCCTGGGAAGCGCTCCGACCTCTGCCGGCGGCGAGCATGATGCATGCCGTCTTCCGCCGGCTCCGCGACGACAAGGCCGTGGACACCGACGGCGTCCGCTGGAGCCAGGTGACGGACCTCGTGGCGGTCGAGGACATCGGCGGCGCGCAGGCCGTCGAGCTTCCCCGCTCTCAGCTTCTCCGTCGCGAGGTGTTCACCAAGCGCGAGCGCGGCGCCCTCTCTGTCCGCAAGGCTGTCCTCTGGAAGACGAACAAGGACACGGTCGATCCCCTGTACCCGCCCTTTGTGGCCTTCTTCACCGACTTCGCCCCGGGCCGGCAGCAGCCGCTTCGCACGGACCTCCGCGTCGCTTCCACCGTCGAGCGCATCCACGCCCTTGCTGATGTTTGGCTCAAGGAGCACGTCACCCAGGGATGGGTCTGCCGCACGGCCACAATGGACTCCTCTCCCCTGCCCGCCTCGTGCCACGGGAGCGACGGCTTCCGTCTGGGTCTGACGGTCTCCTTCGCCCGGACCTCGTCGGTGAACTTCCATGTCGCCGTGCGGCGGATGAAGGCTCTGGCCGACGCGGGCAGCCTCACCGTCGAGAGCGACGAGAAGGGCCGGCCGAGGCATTACAGCTTGTCCGTTCGGCAGGAGGCGCTCGTCGAGAACGTCCGCCGCCTCGAGAGCCTTTACCGCGTCATCTCGCGCTGGAGCAGCGCCGAGATCAGCGTCAACGGCGAGCCGCTGGCCTTCCACGACGTGCAAGGCGTCCTCAACGCCATCGCCGACATCGCCTCGTGCTGGCGCCAGCAGAGGAAGCAGGCGACAGAGGGGGCGAACCCTTGCCGAGCCTGCTTCGCCCTCGGCTGCCAGCAGCTTCGGTTCACGGCGTCTCAAGGCTTCCCCGGCATCCCGCGGGACCATCCCGCCTGGTACGCCGTGGGCAGCTTCGATGCGAAGGTGGTGACCTTGGACAAGCCGGCCCTCCTCGCCCAGCTCGATACGCGGCTCAACGAGTCGCTCGCCATCTGCCCCTTCTTCGACCGCGAGCACACGGTGCAGCGCATCCGCGACCTGCCCGAGGCCCTCGACCCCGCCGCCGACCCGGCGCAGTGGACCTTGGGCTACGCCATTGATACCAGGAAGCCGGCCTGGGTCTTCCCCAAGGCCGCCCGCCGGCTGCCCTACGACGTAAGTCTCCAGCCCGAGGCAGGGTCCCTCTTCTTGCGCCCGGCGACAGCCGGCCACGCAGCGGCCCAGAACGGCCAGGGGGCGAATCTCTCGCCCGCGCTGGTGCCTGGGCCGCATCGGAGCATCCCAGCGGCCCGGTACGCCGACGTGTGCGGCCAGGACGCCGCCGTGGAAGCGGTCCGCGCCTACGCCGAGCTTCCTCTCAAGCACCCGGAACTCTTCCAGCGCGTCGGCGTCCGCCCCGGCCGAGGCATCCTCCTCTGGGGGCCACCGGGCAATGGCAAGACGCTGCTGGCACGGGCCGTGGCGGGGGAATCGGGCGCCCACATCGAGGTCATCTCCGGCCCTGAGGTCCTGAGCAAATGGGCCGGCGAGGGGGAGCAGCGCCTGAGAGACGTGTTCCAGCGCGCCGCCCGCTTGGCCCCATCGGTCGTCCTAATGGATGAACTCGACGCCATCGCCGGCGCCCGCGACGCGGCGGACGCCCGGCATCTGCGAGAACTCGTCTCCCAACTCCTCGTCCTCCTCGATGGCATCGAGGACCGCGGCCGCGTCCTCGTCATCGGCACCACGAACCGGCCCGAGGACATTGACCCCGCCATCCTCCGCCCCGGCCGCGTTGACCGCAAGGTCTGCCTCGGCCCGCCGAACGCCGAGGGCCGGGCGGCCCTCTTCGCCAAGCTCCTCGCCCGCATGCCGGTGGCCGAGGACGTCCGCCCCGACGCCCTCGCAGCTCGGACAGCGGGCTTCACAGGGGCTCAAGTGGAACACGTGGTCAACGAGGCGGGGCTGCTGGCGGTCAAAGGGGCCATCGCCCAAGCATTCCCCGTCGATACCGTACGGGTTCGCCTTGGCCACTTCCACCACGCCATCTGCAGGGCAAGACCCGCTCGCTCCGCGGCGCTTGCCTCGGTCATTGCACAAAGCTCCGACTGA
- a CDS encoding DUF2924 domain-containing protein encodes MDAALREEIEGLAALGTPALKAKYVEAFGERSRSGNAAFLRKRIAWRLQARAMGGLSERARRRAEELADEADLRVRAPGPSRRRQARGAQPHDRADASRPRRDPRLPPVGELLVREFRGMTIAARVLEDGFEYQGRRYASLSTIACEAAGTRWNGYRFFELA; translated from the coding sequence ATGGATGCTGCGTTGCGAGAGGAGATTGAAGGCCTGGCGGCGCTGGGGACGCCGGCGCTCAAGGCGAAGTACGTGGAGGCGTTCGGCGAGCGCTCGCGCTCGGGCAACGCCGCGTTCCTGCGGAAGCGGATCGCGTGGCGGCTCCAGGCGCGGGCGATGGGCGGCCTGTCGGAGCGGGCACGGCGCCGTGCCGAGGAGCTGGCCGACGAGGCGGATCTGCGGGTTCGGGCGCCGGGGCCGAGCCGCCGGCGGCAGGCGAGGGGCGCACAACCCCACGACCGCGCCGATGCGTCACGACCCCGACGCGATCCCCGGCTCCCGCCGGTCGGCGAACTGCTCGTCCGCGAGTTCCGAGGGATGACCATCGCCGCGCGGGTGCTCGAGGACGGCTTCGAGTACCAGGGCCGCCGCTATGCCTCGCTGAGCACCATCGCCTGCGAGGCCGCGGGCACGCGGTGGAACGGATACCGGTTCTTCGAGCTGGCCTGA
- a CDS encoding recombinase family protein, with protein sequence MPNGRPGAGQGSRERQEIRCAVYTRKSTDEGLDQDFNSLDAQREAAEAYIASQRSEGWTLLPDRYDDGGYTGANVDRPALQRLLADIEAGRVECVVTYKVDRLSRSLLDFARLMGTFDAHGVSFVSVTQQFNTATSVGRLLLNVLLSFAQFEREIIAERTRDKMSAARRKGKWTGGVPVLGYDVAPEGGRLLVNTEEAERVRAIFALYLERRGLLPVVQELERLGWCNKRYTTREGRVHGGGPFTKTTVQKLLTNPLYIGQVRSNGSLHPGEHEALVDEITWRTAQELLRRNGRNGTRHRRPGPTPLLQGLLHCRPCGKAMTHSVAARGTRRHRYYVCQTAQKRGWAACPTKSVSAEKIEASVAEQLRGLLAAPGASRIEALAPFGDGWETLSPAERRRAVASVVERIDYDGPSGQLAAVLRDGGSDPLPSEERGEQ encoded by the coding sequence ATGCCAAACGGAAGACCAGGAGCGGGACAGGGGAGCCGCGAGCGACAGGAGATCCGCTGCGCGGTGTACACGCGGAAGTCCACGGACGAAGGCCTCGATCAGGACTTCAACTCGCTCGACGCCCAACGCGAGGCGGCGGAGGCGTACATCGCGAGCCAGCGCTCGGAAGGGTGGACCTTGCTGCCCGACCGCTACGACGACGGCGGCTACACGGGAGCGAACGTGGACCGCCCGGCGCTCCAGAGGCTACTGGCGGACATCGAGGCGGGCCGCGTCGAGTGCGTCGTCACGTACAAAGTGGATCGCCTGAGCCGTTCGCTCCTCGACTTCGCGCGGCTGATGGGGACCTTCGACGCGCACGGCGTCAGCTTCGTGTCCGTCACCCAGCAGTTCAACACCGCCACGTCGGTGGGCCGGCTGCTGCTGAACGTCCTCCTCTCGTTCGCCCAGTTCGAGCGCGAGATCATCGCCGAGCGGACGCGGGACAAGATGTCAGCCGCGCGCCGCAAGGGCAAGTGGACGGGCGGCGTGCCGGTCCTCGGCTACGACGTAGCGCCCGAGGGCGGCCGGCTGCTCGTGAACACGGAGGAAGCGGAACGAGTGAGGGCCATCTTCGCCCTCTACCTCGAGCGCCGAGGGCTGCTTCCCGTCGTCCAGGAACTGGAGCGTCTGGGGTGGTGCAACAAGCGATACACCACCCGCGAGGGCAGGGTACACGGTGGCGGGCCGTTCACCAAGACAACCGTGCAGAAGCTGCTGACGAACCCCCTCTACATCGGCCAGGTCCGCTCGAACGGCTCCCTTCATCCCGGCGAGCACGAGGCCCTTGTGGACGAGATCACCTGGCGGACGGCTCAGGAGCTGCTACGCCGCAACGGGCGGAACGGCACACGCCACAGGCGCCCCGGGCCGACACCACTCCTCCAGGGTCTGCTCCACTGCCGGCCCTGTGGGAAGGCCATGACGCACTCGGTCGCGGCCCGCGGGACGCGGCGGCACCGCTACTACGTCTGCCAGACGGCCCAGAAGCGCGGCTGGGCCGCCTGCCCAACGAAGTCCGTATCCGCCGAGAAGATCGAGGCGTCAGTAGCCGAGCAGTTGCGAGGCCTGCTCGCCGCCCCAGGCGCAAGCCGCATCGAGGCCCTCGCGCCCTTCGGCGATGGCTGGGAGACTCTCTCCCCGGCCGAGCGCCGGCGCGCAGTTGCCAGCGTCGTCGAGCGGATCGACTACGATGGCCCGTCAGGCCAGCTCGCCGCCGTGCTGCGAGATGGCGGCAGCGACCCCCTCCCAAGTGAAGAGCGAGGAGAACAATGA
- the lexA gene encoding transcriptional repressor LexA, which produces MERLTERQAAVLEFIRAQLAEKGRPPTLDEIGTRFWIASSFGVRRHLTALEKKGYIERHAHAARGIRLSPELRAVTGLPIVGRVAAGAPITAIENLEGYLSIESLLPEREGIYGLKVQGDSMEDAGIHDGDYVVVRPQPVFEDGEIGVAVIDEECTVKRLRKVGGKIELRPASSKHRPWLVDPSEHDFRYGGKVVKVLSLRDPVAAGG; this is translated from the coding sequence ATGGAGCGGCTGACGGAGAGACAAGCGGCGGTTCTGGAGTTCATCAGAGCCCAGCTCGCCGAGAAGGGGCGGCCACCGACCCTCGATGAGATCGGCACGCGATTCTGGATCGCCTCGTCGTTCGGGGTGCGCCGGCACCTCACGGCGCTGGAGAAGAAGGGGTACATCGAACGGCACGCGCATGCGGCGCGGGGGATTCGCCTGTCCCCCGAGCTCCGCGCCGTCACGGGCTTGCCCATCGTCGGCCGCGTGGCGGCGGGCGCACCCATCACGGCCATCGAGAACCTGGAGGGGTACCTGTCCATCGAGAGCCTCCTCCCCGAACGGGAGGGCATCTACGGCCTGAAGGTCCAAGGCGACAGCATGGAGGATGCGGGCATCCACGACGGCGACTACGTCGTCGTTCGTCCGCAGCCCGTGTTCGAGGACGGCGAGATCGGGGTCGCCGTGATCGATGAGGAGTGCACCGTCAAGCGGCTTCGGAAAGTGGGGGGCAAGATCGAGCTTCGGCCTGCCAGCAGCAAGCACAGGCCCTGGCTTGTTGACCCTTCCGAGCACGACTTCCGCTATGGAGGAAAGGTCGTCAAGGTTCTCAGCCTCCGCGACCCCGTGGCCGCGGGTGGATGA